One segment of Bacillus alkalisoli DNA contains the following:
- a CDS encoding electron transfer flavoprotein subunit beta/FixA family protein — translation MNIYVLLKRTFDTEEKITVSNGAINEDGAEFIINPYDEYAVEEAIRVRDAHGGEITVLTVGTEDAEKELRTALAMGADKAVLINTEDDVENGDQFTTSRILAEYLKDKDADLIIGGNVAIDGGSGQVGPRVAELLDIPYVTTITKLDIDGTNVTIVRDVEGDSEVIETTLPLLVTAQQGLNDPRYPSLPGIMKAKKKPLDELELDDLDLEEDDVEAKTKTLEIYLPPQKEAGRVLQGDLQDQVKELVTALRNEAKVI, via the coding sequence ATGAATATTTACGTATTATTGAAAAGAACATTCGATACAGAAGAAAAAATCACTGTTTCAAATGGTGCTATTAACGAAGATGGAGCAGAATTCATTATTAACCCTTATGATGAGTATGCAGTAGAGGAAGCAATTCGCGTACGTGACGCTCACGGCGGAGAAATTACAGTTCTTACAGTAGGTACAGAAGATGCAGAAAAAGAACTACGTACTGCTTTAGCGATGGGTGCTGATAAAGCTGTACTTATTAATACAGAAGACGATGTAGAAAACGGTGATCAATTCACAACATCTAGAATTTTAGCAGAGTACCTAAAAGATAAAGATGCAGACTTAATCATTGGTGGAAATGTAGCAATTGATGGTGGTTCTGGTCAAGTTGGTCCGCGTGTGGCAGAACTTTTAGATATTCCTTACGTAACAACGATTACGAAGTTAGACATTGACGGAACAAACGTAACAATCGTTCGTGATGTGGAAGGAGATTCTGAAGTTATAGAAACAACATTACCTTTATTAGTAACGGCGCAACAAGGTTTAAACGATCCTCGTTATCCTTCATTACCTGGAATTATGAAGGCGAAAAAGAAACCTCTAGATGAGTTAGAACTAGATGATCTAGATCTAGAAGAAGACGATGTGGAAGCAAAAACAAAAACATTAGAAATCTATTTACCACCACAAAAAGAAGCAGGAAGAGTTTTACAAGGTGATCTTCAAGACCAAGTAAAAGAACTTGTAACTGCATTAAGAAACGAAGCAAAAGTAATCTAA
- a CDS encoding electron transfer flavoprotein subunit alpha/FixB family protein — translation MARKVLVLGETRDGSLRNVSFEAIAAGKTVAEGGEVVAVLVGDSVSSLANELITYGADRVVTVEHANLKTYTSDGYSQALMAVIDAEKPEGLIFGHTALGKDLSPKIASKLSAGLVSDSTSVEEVGGNIVFTRPIFSGKAFEKKIVTSEIIFATIRPNNIAVLEKDDARTGEVSSLDVDVKDLRTVIKEVVRKATEGVDLSEAKVVVAGGRGVKSEEGFEPLKELADVLGAAVGASRGACDAEYCDYSLQIGQTGKVVTPDLYIACGISGAIQHLAGMSNSKIIVAINKDPEANIFKVADYGIVGDLFEVVPMLTEEFKKLLVTN, via the coding sequence ATGGCAAGAAAAGTTTTGGTACTAGGAGAAACTCGTGACGGTTCATTACGTAACGTATCATTTGAAGCAATTGCTGCTGGTAAAACAGTTGCAGAAGGTGGAGAAGTTGTAGCTGTATTAGTTGGAGATAGTGTTTCCTCTTTAGCTAATGAACTAATTACTTATGGAGCAGATCGCGTTGTAACGGTAGAACATGCTAACTTAAAAACATACACGTCAGATGGTTATTCACAAGCATTAATGGCGGTAATTGACGCTGAAAAACCAGAAGGATTAATATTCGGTCATACTGCTCTTGGAAAAGATTTATCTCCAAAGATTGCAAGTAAGTTAAGTGCAGGTCTTGTATCAGATTCAACTAGTGTAGAAGAAGTTGGCGGAAACATCGTTTTCACTCGTCCAATCTTCTCTGGTAAAGCATTTGAAAAGAAAATTGTAACAAGCGAAATAATATTTGCTACAATCCGTCCAAACAACATCGCTGTTTTAGAGAAAGATGATGCTAGAACAGGTGAAGTTTCTTCATTAGATGTGGATGTGAAAGATTTACGCACAGTAATTAAAGAAGTTGTACGAAAAGCTACAGAAGGTGTAGACTTATCTGAAGCGAAAGTAGTAGTAGCAGGTGGACGAGGTGTAAAGAGCGAAGAAGGGTTCGAACCTTTAAAAGAGCTTGCGGATGTTTTAGGCGCTGCTGTTGGTGCTTCACGTGGAGCATGTGATGCAGAATACTGTGATTACTCCTTACAAATTGGGCAAACAGGTAAAGTTGTAACGCCAGACCTTTATATCGCTTGCGGTATTTCAGGTGCAATTCAACATTTAGCTGGTATGTCTAACTCAAAAATCATCGTAGCAATCAATAAAGATCCAGAAGCAAACATTTTCAAAGTTGCGGACTACGGAATTGTAGGCGACCTATTCGAAGTAGTACCAATGTTAACAGAAGAATTCAAAAAATTATTAGTTACGAACTGA